The Alkalibacter rhizosphaerae genomic sequence CTATTTTGAACCACTGACGGAAGAGGATACCTTGAACATCATCGAAAAGGAGAAACCTGACGGGGTCATCCTTCAATTCGGCGGGCAGACGGCCATCAAGCTGGCCAAGTTTTTCCAGGAAAAGAAAGTGCCCATCCTTGGAACGGGCCCCCGAGCCATCGATGAATCGGAAGACCGGGAAAAATTCGAAGAGATCCTGGAGCAGCTGGATATTGCAAGGCCCAGAGGGAAAGCCGTCTGGAACCTGGAAGAAGGGGTCGCCTGGGCTGGAGAGCTGACGTATCCGGTGCTGGTCCGTCCATCTTACGTCCTTGGAGGTCAGGGGATGGAGATCTGCCACCACGTGTCGGAGCTGGAGTTCTATTTGAAGGACGCTTTTGCCAAGGACCACAAGAACCCGGTCCTCATCGACAAGTACATCGACGGCATGGAACTGGAGGTGGATGCCATTTGCGACGGAGAAGAGGTCCTGATCCCCGGGATCATGGAACACCTGGAGCGGGCAGGCATCCATTCCGGAGACAGTATCAGCATCTATCCGCCCATCCATGTAAGCAGTGAAATCAAGGAAAAGATCGAAGCCTATACAAGAAATGTGGCCAAAGCTCTTCGGGTCAAAGGCATGATCAACATCCAGTTCATTGAAAAGGACAAGGAGCTCTACATCATTGAAGTGAATCCCCGCTCCTCCCGTACCGTACCCTATATCAGCAAGGTCACCGGGCTGCCTGTGGTGGACATCGCCACCAGGGTCCTCTTGGGGGAAAAGCTGGACGACATGGCCTACGGGACCGGAGTGTACCCGGAATCCAACAAGACCTGCGTCAAGATCCCGGTATTTTCCACGGAAAAACTGCCCAAGGTAGAGGCCAGTCTGGGTCCGGAAATGCGTTCCACGGGAGAAGTCCTGGGTGTTGGCGTCACCTATAAGGAGGCCCTGTACAAAGGATTCATCGCGGCAGGGATGGACCTGTCCCATCGGAAACGCAATGTAGTATTGACCCTTCGCCCCAAAGATAAGGAAGCCTTCATGCCCCTGGTCCGCAAGATGGCAGACCTGGACTACACCTTTTACGCCACGGAAAATACGGCCAAGCGGCTGGCGGAAGACGGGATCGAAGCCCACACGGTCCACAAGATCAAGGAAGGATATCCCACCATCATCGACACCATTCGGGAACAGGACATCGACCTGGTATTCAATACCCCCACCAAGGGCAACGATGCCAAGCGGGATGGATTTGCCATCCGTCGGACCGCCATCGAAGCGTCGGTGGAATTGATCTCCAACATGGACAAGGCCGTGGCCCTCATCGACTTGTTGCACGACCGCATTTCTGAAGATGCCACGGATATCTACGAATTATCGGAATATGGAAAGTAACATTGAAAAAAGTAGAAACCGGCAAGAGGCGAAGGAAGTTCTCCTTCGTTTCCTGCCGGTTCTTTTTGGGTATATACAAAGGCAAGTGTACAGATGAAAGTACTTGACAATACACCTCGTATGGTATAGTATATAAAACAAATAGGAATAGTAGGAAAGAGGGGAACGCGATGAAGATTTCCACGAAAGGCCGGTATGGCATACGAGCCATGGTGGATCTGGCCGTTCATTTTACCGGAGAGCACGAAGCCCTTGGCAACATCGCCCAGCGGCAGGGGATCTCCAACAACTATCTGGAACAGGTATTTTCCACGTTGCGAAAAGCAGGGCTGGTGAAAAGCATCAAGGGTTCTCAGGGGGGATACCTGCTGGCAAAGGACCCCAAGGAGATCACCGCCAAAATGATCCTGGAGGTATTGGAAGGGGATCTGTCCGTGGTCGATGAAAAAAAAGAAGGGGCGGCATCCACCGAATCCATCCAATATTATCTAAAAGGACAACTTTGGGAGAAGATCAATAACAGCGTTCAGAAAGTGGTGGAAGACATCACCCTGGATGAACTGGCAAAGGGGTATTCCGAATATCTGGGAAACCCGGAGCCCATGTATTACATATAGGAAACGAGCGAATAGGATAAGGACGAAAAACATAAAAGGAAACGAGGAGGGAACAAAATGGCAAAAATAGCAAAGAGCATAACGGAGCTCATCGGAAACACACCCCTGCTGGAACTTCAAAACATGAAAGAAGCGGAAGGTTTCGCCGGCAACATCCTGGCCAAGCTGGAGTTTTTTAATCCCGCCAGCAGTGTGAAAGACAGGATCGGATACGCCATGGTCAAGGACGCAGAAGAAAAAGGCCTTTTGACACCAGATACGGTGATCATCGAGCCTACAAGCGGGAATACGGGCATCGCCCTGGCATTTGTAGCGGCGGCGAGAAAGTACAAGCTGGTTTTGACCATGCCGGAGACCATGAGCGTGGAACGACGAAATCTTTTGAAGCAGTTGGGAGCGAAGATCGTACTCACCCCGGGTAGCGAGGGGATGAAAGGGGCCATCGCCAAGGCCCAGGAACTGGCCAAAGACTATCCCAAGGCCATTATTCTGCAGCAGTTTGAAAACCCCGCCAACCCTCAGATCCATCGGGAGACCACAGCGGAAGAGATATGGCGGGACACGGATGGAAAGGTGGATGTTTTCATTGCAGGCATCGGAACAGGAGGAACCATCACCGGAGTGGGAGAAGTATTGAAATCCAGAAATCCCAAGGTTCAGATCATTGCCGTGGAACCTTTTGATTCGGCCATTCTTTCCGGCGAGAAGCCGGGCCCTCACAAGATCCAGGGGATCGGGGCCGGATTTGTGCCCGGGGTATTGAACACGGATGTCATCGACGAGATCGTGAAAGTGAAAAACGACGATGCATTTGCAATGGCGAAAAAAGCCGCCGCCGTAGAAGGATTGCTGGTGGGGATCTCCGCAGGAGCCGCCCTACATGCCGCCGCGGAAGTGGCTGGTCGGAAAGAAAACAAGGACAAGAACATTGTCGTACTTCTTCCCGACACGGGAGAGCGATACTTGTCCACTCCCCTGTTTCAAGACAAGGAATGACCAAGAACGAAATCCCGGATTTTCCAAAAAATCCGGGATTTTTTCATGTCCCATACGTTATAATGGATTTTAACGGGAAGGAGGGTTTTCCATGCTTCGACAGGCAAGGCCGGAGGATCTGGCGGCCATCACGGCATTGATGAACGAAAACATTCGAAATTCTACGGCAGTCTACCATTACGAGGAAAGACGGCTGGAAGATGTAACACGCTGGTACGATGACAAGCAACGTCGCAAACACCCCCTGTTTGTTGCGGAAGAAGCCGGCGTTTTTTTGGGATACGGCACCTTTGGCCCCTATCGTCCTCATGACGGGTATGCAAGGACAGTGGAACATTCCGTCTACGTGGATAAAAATCACCAGGGAAAGGGTGTGGGAGGAGCCTTGCTGGAGGCCTTGATCGAGGCAGCCCAAAGGGACGGATATCACGCCATGGTGGCGTATATCGATGCGGAAAACCAACAAAGCATCCGCCTCCACGAAAGGAAGGGGTTCCAGAATTGCGGCCGTCTTCGGGAGGTGGGATACAAGTTTGGGAGGTATTTGGATCTGGTGATCATGGAAAGATTGCTTTTGGAGGAAAAGACAGGAAAAGGAAACCGGGAAGAACCCTGTTCACAGGGCTGAAAATATGATAGAATAAATGAGTTATCAAAGGCAGATCTCCTCTTGTTTTAAAGATAACGAAATTGACTTTTTATTTTGGGTAAGATAAAATGTCAGCAGGATTATGCCCATATTTCAGAAGCAAACGAATAAAAGTAAACGGTATCATACATAAAGGAGTTGAAGCGTGAAAATGATCAAATTAACCATCGACAATCAACAGGTAGAAGTGGAAAAGGGCGCCACCGTATTGGATGCGGCCCGAAAAGCCGGTATTGAGATCCCCACGTTATGTCACGATCCGCGACTGGAAACCAGTCTGGGCGGGGCATGTAGAATGTGTTTGGTAGAAGTTCAGGGCGCAAGGACCTTGTCCCCATCATGTACCATGCCGGCTACAGACGGAATGGTGGTCAGTACGAAAAGCGAACGAGTCGTTCAAGGGCGAAAAGTCGTTTTGGATCTTTTGTGGTCCAGACATCCCCACGATTGCTTGACCTGTAGCGCTGCAGGAAATTGCAAATTGCAGGACTATAGCTTTGAGTACGGAGTAAAAGGTTCCCGATTCGAGAATCCGGAAGAAGAAGAATTTCCTTTGGACTATTCCAACAAATTTTACTATTTCGACCGCAACAAGTGCATCTTGTGCGGAAAATGTACGCGCGTCTGCAACGAATTGCAGCAAACCCATGCCATCGGCATGAGCGAACGTGGTTTTGAGACCCACGTAACACCTCCTTTTGATGATCCTTTGGCCCAGTCCAAATGCGTATCCTGTGGTAACTGCGTTTCCGTTTGCCCGACAGGTGCCTTGGTTGCCAAGAAAACCGATCGTTTCCGTTATTGGGATGTTCGAAAAGTTCGCACCACCTGTTCTTTCTGCGGTGTTGGATGCCAGATGGAGCTGTTGATCAAAGGCGACAAGATCGTAGAGGTTCAGCCTTACGATGGCGCAGCCAACAACAACATGCTTTGCGTCAAAGGAAAATTCGGATACAAGTTCGTCAACCACCCGGATCGTCTAAAAACACCGTTGATCAAACGGGATGGAAAATTCGAACAGGCAACCTGGGACGAAGCCTATGACCTGATCGTTTCCAAATTGAAGGAAGCCATCGACGATCATGGACCAGATTCCGTTGCAGGATTCTCTTCCGCCCGATGCACCAACGAAGAAAACTATTTGTTCCAAAAGTTTTTACGGGCAGTAGTTGGAACCAACAACGTGGACCACTGTGCGCGTTTGTGTCACGCATCCACGGTAGCCGGATTGGCCACCACCCTGGGAAGCGGTGCCATGACCAACAGCAACCGGGAAGCACTCAAGTCCGATGTGATCCTGGTCAGCGGATCCAATACTACGGAAGCCCACCCGGTCATCGGAGCCCACATCCAACAGGCGAAGGAAAAAGGCGCCAAGTTGATCGTGGCGGAACCGAGAGAAATCGAATTGGCAAAAGAAGCAGACATCTTCCTGCAGATCAAACCAGGAACCAACGTTGCCTTCTTCAACGGCATGATGCACGTCATCATCAAGGAAGGCTTGCAGGATAAAGAATATATAGCAGCACGAACTGAAAATTACGAAGAACTGGAAAAGATCATGGAAAGCTATCCGCCGGAAAAAGTGGCGGAGATCTGCGGCATCGATGCAGAGGACCTGATCGCAGCAGCCAAAATGTATGCAGAAGGGGAAAGGGCAGCCATCTATTATTCCATGGGTGTCACCCAA encodes the following:
- a CDS encoding RrF2 family transcriptional regulator — encoded protein: MKISTKGRYGIRAMVDLAVHFTGEHEALGNIAQRQGISNNYLEQVFSTLRKAGLVKSIKGSQGGYLLAKDPKEITAKMILEVLEGDLSVVDEKKEGAASTESIQYYLKGQLWEKINNSVQKVVEDITLDELAKGYSEYLGNPEPMYYI
- the cysK gene encoding cysteine synthase A; its protein translation is MAKIAKSITELIGNTPLLELQNMKEAEGFAGNILAKLEFFNPASSVKDRIGYAMVKDAEEKGLLTPDTVIIEPTSGNTGIALAFVAAARKYKLVLTMPETMSVERRNLLKQLGAKIVLTPGSEGMKGAIAKAQELAKDYPKAIILQQFENPANPQIHRETTAEEIWRDTDGKVDVFIAGIGTGGTITGVGEVLKSRNPKVQIIAVEPFDSAILSGEKPGPHKIQGIGAGFVPGVLNTDVIDEIVKVKNDDAFAMAKKAAAVEGLLVGISAGAALHAAAEVAGRKENKDKNIVVLLPDTGERYLSTPLFQDKE
- a CDS encoding GNAT family N-acetyltransferase, which translates into the protein MLRQARPEDLAAITALMNENIRNSTAVYHYEERRLEDVTRWYDDKQRRKHPLFVAEEAGVFLGYGTFGPYRPHDGYARTVEHSVYVDKNHQGKGVGGALLEALIEAAQRDGYHAMVAYIDAENQQSIRLHERKGFQNCGRLREVGYKFGRYLDLVIMERLLLEEKTGKGNREEPCSQG
- the fdhF gene encoding formate dehydrogenase subunit alpha — its product is MIKLTIDNQQVEVEKGATVLDAARKAGIEIPTLCHDPRLETSLGGACRMCLVEVQGARTLSPSCTMPATDGMVVSTKSERVVQGRKVVLDLLWSRHPHDCLTCSAAGNCKLQDYSFEYGVKGSRFENPEEEEFPLDYSNKFYYFDRNKCILCGKCTRVCNELQQTHAIGMSERGFETHVTPPFDDPLAQSKCVSCGNCVSVCPTGALVAKKTDRFRYWDVRKVRTTCSFCGVGCQMELLIKGDKIVEVQPYDGAANNNMLCVKGKFGYKFVNHPDRLKTPLIKRDGKFEQATWDEAYDLIVSKLKEAIDDHGPDSVAGFSSARCTNEENYLFQKFLRAVVGTNNVDHCARLCHASTVAGLATTLGSGAMTNSNREALKSDVILVSGSNTTEAHPVIGAHIQQAKEKGAKLIVAEPREIELAKEADIFLQIKPGTNVAFFNGMMHVIIKEGLQDKEYIAARTENYEELEKIMESYPPEKVAEICGIDAEDLIAAAKMYAEGERAAIYYSMGVTQHSTGTQGVMSVSNLALLCGNIGKEGAGVNPLRGQNNVQGACDMGALPGDYPGYQKVINPEAQAKFEKAWGRSLNNKAGLTITEVVNGVEDGSIQFLYVMGENPAVSDPDTTHVEAALKKANFIVAQDIFMSETAEFADVVLPAGSFAEKDGTFTNTERRIQRVRQALKPIGESKPDWVILTELMNKMGYEASYSHPSEIMDEMASVTPQYGGISYDRIDEEGLQWPCPTKEHPGTPVLHTETMSRGLGLFKPADYIESAETPDKDYPYIMTTGRILYHYHTRTMTKRVKGIDVMFPESYIEINPITASRLDLADGDKVKVASRRGDIVTTAKVTDKVVEDVVFMPFHFYENGANRLTGTALDPTAKIPELKVSAVRLEKA